A region of the Apium graveolens cultivar Ventura chromosome 6, ASM990537v1, whole genome shotgun sequence genome:
TGCTCGTTGCTGGTTGATTGCGGAAAGATACATTAAGACCAATCCGGAGGCCGATTGAGATAACTTTCTTTAAGAATTTGCAGTCGGAGCCGTACGATGGTCCTTGCCCCAGTTTCTTTCCTCCTAATGCTCCGGAGTCCTGATTTTATTTGAACTGTAATTTGGTTTTTGCTTTAAGACCTTTGGTACTTTGCTGTTTGTAATATTCTTACGTTGCTCCGGGCTTATTCTAGTCCggttaattttttaatatttgtttTTGTTGCTGCTATTGTACTTTGTTTTTTCCTTAGAAATTTTTTTCTAAGTTGTAGTTTTGCTCTAGTCCCGGACTCATATCTAGTCCGAACTAGCGGTTGGCTTTTTTCTTGAAAagttaattctaagtaaaaatggttgcactagtcctgactaatatcttgtccggactagtgcTTGGCTTTTTTACTTAGATactaattctaagtaaaaatggttgttctagtcctgactaatagcttgtccggactaatGGTTGgctttttagttagaaaattaattctaagtaaaaatggttgcactagtcctgattaatagcttgtccggactagtggttggcttttttacttagaaaattaattctaagtaaaaatggttgcactagtcctgactaatagcttgttcggactagtggttgctttttaCTTTGAGAATTAATTCTTAGTAAAAATgattgctctagtcctgactaatagtttgtccggactagtggttagcttttttacttagaaaattgattctaagtaaaaatggttgctctagtcctaaCTAATAGCTTGTTCGGACTAGTGGTTAGcttttttacttagaaaattaattctaagtaaaaatggttgctctagtcctgactaatagcttgtccggactagtggtttaTTTTTTTACTTAGGAAATtgattctaagtaaaaatggttgctctagtcctgactaatagcttgtccggactagtggttagcTTTTTTACTTGGAATTaatattctaagtaaaaatggttgatctagtcctgactaatagcttgtccggactagtggttagcTTTTTTACTTAGAAACTTAaatctaagtaaaaatggttgctctagtcctgactaatagattgtccggactagtggtttaCTTTTTTACTTAGGAAATTGATtttaagtaaaaatggttgctctagtcctgactaatagcttgttcGGACTAGTGGTTTGCTTCGATAAATGTAAAAAGGAAATGCTTTTCATTAATCATTCATACAAAATTTATAGGAAAAATAAgttggttgcttgccatattgGCTACAGGATTTTGGTTTCTTTATTTGTGCTCctactggtagaattttcttagccttagTCCATGCCAAGTATTTGGAATTTCTGAGCCATCCATGTTCAGGAGTTTGTAGGTTCCTGGCCTCAGGACTtctttgaccttgtatggtccttcccatttgggcattagctttccagtgtttgtgggatctgatgcttctgtgtctcgaaggactaagtctccaacttggaagtttttgactctgAACTTCTTACTGAAGTGCTCTCTTGTTTTCTCCTTGTATTTTTCCATCCTTTCTACAGCTTGGTCCCGGACCTCATCAATTAGCTCCATGTTTGTTCTGAGTCCTTCTTCATTTGCTTCTTCTGCAAAATTTATTGCTATGTGAGAAGGAGATCCCACTTCGATAGGAAGCATTGCTTCTGTGCCATAAGCTAATTTGAATGGAGTTTCTCCGATGCTTGTCCTGgggcttgtcctgtaggaccatagtacgcttggtagttcttctggccatttgcttTTGCTCTCTTTGAGTCTCTTTTCAATACCTCGGAGTAGGATTCTGTTGGTGACTTCTACTTGGCCGTTTCCTTGGGGATATGCTACTGATGACtttttgtgcttgatcccgcGCTTTTGAAGGTATGACTCGAATTCTGATCCGATGAATTGGGGTCCATTATCTGATACTAGGACTCGTggtatcccgaacctcatcaaaatgttgtccataaactttatgTAGTCTTGCTGATTGATTGTTCTTATTGCTTTTGCTTCAACCCATTTGGTCATGTAGTCAATTGAGACTAACAAGTACCTGAGATTTCCTTTGGCCCGGGGAAAGGGTCCCATGATGTCAATACCCCAGACAACAAAGGGGATAGGTGACAGGACCGAGGAGGGTAAACTGGGCTGATTCGGGACACGttgctgaagagttggcattcCTTGTACTTTTTCACGAACTCTATTGCATCTTGATGAATAGTTGGCCAATAATagccttgtcttatgatcttatgagctagggcaTTTGCAGATATGTGATCTCCGCATATTCATTCATGTACTTCCGTTAaacagtactttgcttctttcggGCCGACACATTTCAGGATAGGAGATTAGAAGTCCCGCGGTAGAGTAGTCCTTCTTCGAGAAAGAACTTGGCTGCTTTTACTTTTAACCTTTGGGCTTTTCCTTTGTCTTCAGGGAGCTCTCCATTATCCAAGTAGTTGATGAAGGGAGTCATCCAGTTCTGGTTGCTTTCGATCTCCAAGATTTCTCCGGATTCAATAGATGGTTTGTGGAGTTCTTCGAAGTAAACTGAGCAATCCAGATCTGATGAGTTCCGGACTAATTTGGATAGAATATCcacttcttcattttcttctggACACATCTGAAGGACTTGATAGTTTGGTATTGAGGCTAAGTAGCTTTGAACCAGTGCTTGGTACTTCGACAGAGTAGGGTCCTTTGCTATGTATTCTccatttgtttgcttgaccactatctgggagtcgctgtagatttttaaGTCCTGGACCCTCAGAGTCCTGGAGAGATTTAGTCCTGCAATCAACGCCTCATATTCTGCCTGATTGTTTGTTGCAGGGAAGCCGAAAGATATAGCTGTTTGAATCGTGAATCATTTGGGGCTTTTGAGTATGAGTCCGGCTCCCGACCTTTCTCTTGTTGAAGAACCGTCTACTTCTAAGGTCCAAGCTCCTGGAATTGCATCTTTTTCTGGCTCCGAATCCATGTCCATTGGTTCTGGCTCTTCTTCTgggaagttgcattcgattatgaaatctgcaagTGCTTTAGCTTTAATGGTAGTCCTGGGAATGAAGCTTAAATTGAACTGGCTCAACTCCACAGCCCAATTGACAAGTCTTCCCGAGACATCTCGCTTGTGAATTATTTTCCTTAGGGGCTGATTTGTCACCACTCTGATTTCTCTTCCTTGGAAGTAGTGCCTGAGTTTCCTTGAAGTTGTGACTAAGGCAAAGGCAAGCTTCTCCAATCTTGGGTATCTTGTTTCTGCGTCTTTGAGGACTTGGCTTATGTAGTAAATTGGTTGCTGTTTTCCATTCCCTTCCCTGATTAGGGCAGCTCATACGGCTTGTGCTCCTGCtgaaaagtataagtaagagGGGCTCTTCTGGATTAGCTTTAGTTAGGATTAGTGGCTGAGAGAGGTAGGACTTGATTTCCTCAAATACCTTTTGGAACTCCGGACTCCAGTTCACCTCTTTCTTGTTTCTTgctcctttgagtaaatcaaagaaTGGTAAGCACCTTTCTGCTAGCTTTGAGACAAATATCCTGAGTGCTGCTAgggatcctgctagcttctgcacatctttttcTGTCCTGGGAGCCctcatctcctggattgcttttatcttctccggattggcttctatgcatctgttgctgatcatgaatcATAAGAACTTGCCTGCTCCTACCCTGAAGGTGTATTTCTCCGGATTCAGCTTGAGTTGGTTCTTCCTTAGGTTGTCAAAGCACTCCTTCAGATCTTCCACATGTCCTGGTATAGTTGTTAATTTGGAAATCATGTCGTCGACATAGCACTCCAAGTTCCTCCCAATATGGGAcatgaatatcttgttcatggctctCTGATACGTTGATCTTGCGCTTGTCAGTCCGAAGGGAAACATCACATAAGCAtagactgctctgtgagttatgaatgtTGTCTTAGGTATGTCCTTTGggttcatcttgatctggttTTATCCAGAGAAGGCGTTCATGAAACTTAGCATGATGTGTCCGAAGGTGGCATCTATTAGTTGATCAATATTTGGGAGAGGGTACGGGTCCTTCggacatgcatcattcagatcagtgtagtccacacacattctccattttccattggacTTCTTCACCATAATAACATTAGCTAGCCTCTCCATTTGCTTTGAGTAGCTTCTCCACTTCTTCGTCTATGGATTTTTGCCTCTCCGGGGCAAAATTCCTTCTATTCTGTTTGACTAGTTTCGTATTGGGGTTGACGTCTaagctgtgcattgctatggactcatgtagtccgggcatgtctcttggtgttaggtcccaatgtgtttgtagaaggggggggttgaatacaaacagtaccgaataatcgaataaatgcggaataaaaaatgtgaaacaaaattcaagttaaataacaatattattaaacttgaaaggtgttacaacaactgtatcgattacaaggtattaatctcaaatcaattatcataaatctagaataaattcgacatgaactttttctatttttgcaataattagaatcaaatgctaaacgcgatttgagattaagttctagggattttgatccgctagattgttacacaagaacaagataaataattctagtggtttggatttaacattaacaaactagaattttgatcttgatgtaagcagagaagaaaataaaatgtttcaaggcggctgctttcttttctttgttcttgaatgtgttctgtatgattgagattattgagttgaatgacttctgcttctatttatcaacagccgaattaattgaattggaatgacaatcctttaagcttgtatgacaatcggtgagactatccttttgagctagcaagacaatcgtttgaaccagcatgactatcggtaggacaatcttttaaactggcatgacaatcggtaggacaatcttttgaactggcatgacaatcggtatgacaatccagattgtcatgctagttcattttcaattgtcttgctgatttaagattgaatttaatccaattaaacttctgaaaattcctaaaattaattctgaattaattaatcaattaatttaattaatcaataaattaatctttgcagatataaattattttcttaattaaattatatgacttaattaattaatagagaattaatactaaccctgagcagcatccattcttctgaatatcttctgaaaatcactgagaattatgaatcaattccgccacttcaatgttgacactcgatgtactgtctggttcatgagtgactaacttccgtgacgtttcttcatgtcttgactttgacactttgattttcttcagattaaatccttgtaattaatgatactctgacgagat
Encoded here:
- the LOC141665424 gene encoding uncharacterized protein LOC141665424; the protein is MDMDSEPEKDAIPGAWTLEVDAISFGFPATNNQAEYEALIAGLNLSRTLRVQDLKIYSDSQIVVKQTNGEYIAKDPTLSKYQALVQSYLASIPNYQVLQMCPEENEEVDILSKLVRNSSDLDCSVYFEELHKPSIESGEILEIESNQNWMTPFINYLDNGELPEDKGKAQRLKVKAAKFFLEEGLLYRGTSNLLS